The Streptomyces cynarae genome contains a region encoding:
- a CDS encoding response regulator, which produces MRAVIAEDSVLLRVGLIKVLEMGGFQVAAETGDAEGLLAAVAEHRPELALIDVRMPPGFTDEGVRAAMEIRRRWPGTPVVLLSQYVEERYAADLLSANTSGVGYLLKQRVADVADFVAAVRRVADGGTALDPQVVAQLLLRRDSDPLARLTPRERGVLGLMAEGRSNAGIAQALVVSESAVAKHINNIFAKLDLPVVDADHRRVLAVLRFLGASRA; this is translated from the coding sequence GTGCGCGCGGTGATCGCCGAGGATTCGGTGTTGTTGCGGGTCGGCCTGATCAAGGTGCTGGAGATGGGCGGGTTCCAGGTCGCCGCGGAAACCGGCGACGCGGAGGGGCTGTTGGCGGCAGTGGCGGAGCACCGGCCCGAACTTGCCTTGATCGACGTCCGGATGCCGCCCGGCTTCACCGACGAGGGGGTGCGGGCGGCGATGGAGATCCGTCGGCGCTGGCCGGGGACGCCGGTGGTGCTGCTTTCGCAGTACGTGGAGGAGCGGTACGCGGCTGACCTGCTGTCCGCGAACACCAGCGGTGTGGGCTACCTGCTCAAGCAGCGGGTTGCCGATGTCGCGGACTTCGTGGCGGCGGTCCGGCGAGTGGCGGACGGGGGCACGGCTCTGGACCCGCAGGTCGTCGCCCAGTTGCTGCTGCGGCGCGACAGCGACCCGCTCGCGCGGCTGACCCCCCGCGAACGGGGGGTGCTCGGCCTGATGGCCGAGGGGCGCTCCAATGCCGGCATCGCGCAGGCGCTGGTGGTCAGCGAGAGCGCCGTGGCGAAGCACATCAACAACATCTTCGCCAAGCTTGACCTGCCCGTGGTCGACGCGGACCACCGCCGCGTCCTGGCCGTGCTGCGGTTCCTCGGAGCGTCCCGGGCCTGA
- a CDS encoding sensor histidine kinase, whose translation MTIPAGLRRTVLRAQRDTGFLAAGVLPHLALVPVWAWAAATTARTGNWLLTVSMSAALVLLGTPVLTAVQRARYRVLIGVDVPGLTPTAPERWTWASTARWLAATRPWRKIGYHLLLGPLLALLELLVLAVAAACLAGVIAYAWSWALPTGIRQDWFGYLTQLPAYTAAGLLLLCALPWTARAVARAEARLALGLLGPSRAQRLQERVDQLAVSRTDLIEAVDAERRRIERDLHDGTQQRLVSLAVNLGLAIAARPDLPSDAREVIARAHLEAKEAIAELNDLVRGLHPAVLEDRGLDAALSGLAARTPLPVRLRVNLEERVAPNVESVAYFVISEALANATKHANAMRVEVIVRQVGEVLRVRVTDDGLGGADAAAGTGLTGLAKRVGSLDGAFHVSSPVGGPTTITAELPCAR comes from the coding sequence ATGACGATTCCAGCTGGACTGAGACGCACGGTCCTCCGGGCGCAGCGGGACACCGGCTTTCTTGCCGCTGGTGTGCTGCCGCACCTGGCGCTGGTGCCCGTGTGGGCCTGGGCGGCGGCGACTACCGCCAGGACGGGGAACTGGCTCCTTACGGTTTCCATGTCGGCCGCCCTGGTCCTGCTCGGCACCCCGGTGCTGACGGCCGTTCAGCGGGCTCGCTACCGGGTGCTCATCGGTGTGGACGTCCCCGGGCTCACTCCCACCGCGCCGGAACGATGGACGTGGGCCTCGACCGCCCGGTGGCTCGCGGCGACGCGGCCTTGGCGCAAGATCGGCTACCACCTCCTGCTGGGCCCGCTGCTCGCGCTGCTGGAGCTGCTGGTGCTCGCGGTGGCAGCGGCGTGTCTGGCGGGCGTCATCGCCTACGCCTGGTCATGGGCGCTGCCAACCGGAATCCGCCAGGACTGGTTCGGCTACCTGACCCAGCTGCCGGCTTACACGGCGGCTGGACTCCTCCTCCTGTGCGCCCTGCCCTGGACCGCGCGGGCAGTAGCCCGGGCCGAGGCGCGGCTGGCGTTGGGCCTGCTCGGGCCCAGCCGGGCGCAGCGGCTCCAGGAGCGGGTCGATCAGCTGGCCGTGAGCCGGACCGACTTGATCGAGGCCGTCGACGCGGAGCGCCGCCGGATCGAGCGCGACCTGCACGACGGCACCCAGCAGCGGTTGGTGTCTCTCGCGGTCAACCTGGGGCTGGCCATTGCCGCCCGCCCGGACCTGCCGAGTGATGCCCGCGAGGTGATCGCGAGAGCGCACCTGGAGGCGAAGGAGGCGATCGCCGAACTCAATGACCTGGTGCGGGGGCTGCACCCGGCCGTGCTCGAAGACCGAGGTCTGGACGCGGCGTTGTCCGGGCTGGCTGCCCGCACGCCCCTGCCGGTGCGGCTGCGGGTCAATCTGGAGGAGCGGGTGGCGCCCAACGTGGAGTCAGTCGCGTACTTCGTGATCTCTGAGGCGCTGGCCAATGCAACGAAGCACGCCAACGCGATGCGTGTAGAGGTGATAGTCCGCCAGGTCGGCGAGGTGCTGCGAGTGCGCGTTACCGACGACGGGCTGGGCGGTGCCGACGCCGCCGCCGGCACGGGGCTGACCGGGCTGGCCAAGCGGGTCGGCTCCCTCGACGGGGCCTTCCACGTCAGCAGCCCCGTTGGCGGGCCCACCACCATCACCGCGGAGCTGCCGTGCGCGCGGTGA
- a CDS encoding aminoglycoside phosphotransferase family protein, with amino-acid sequence MNLTQAAERLGLGQLLDAPLLLKDDEQSPVWKAVTDSGSWVVKIAQPWGDFWMPMAAQAGALEAAAWESGVAMPEPQSTTLGEAGLWRPIGDGAYARAVRFVEGAHPTAPTSEPLAAWAGGLVADLARCAIPADPTVHGDYRSNSQEEWEEWFAQAERLEVLSAEHVRILKLSLEQAEAMIEDQQDLWRSKVVMHRDIRHQNILTGSGGPVLLDFDAAGAQDPWWELVFTAFHLAGFGRRLELPERRIVQACLSGYVAAGGAVGAVDESAFTGMFAGRVGAATWQLWMACGHRGGSREYQAGFAQTLRESVNAMAMMLKAMPTWATWLKA; translated from the coding sequence ATGAACCTGACACAGGCGGCCGAGCGGCTCGGGTTGGGACAGTTGCTGGACGCCCCGCTGCTGCTCAAGGATGACGAGCAGAGCCCGGTGTGGAAGGCCGTTACTGACTCCGGCTCATGGGTGGTGAAGATTGCCCAGCCCTGGGGTGACTTCTGGATGCCCATGGCTGCCCAGGCAGGGGCGCTTGAAGCCGCCGCGTGGGAGAGCGGTGTCGCGATGCCCGAGCCGCAGTCGACGACTCTGGGAGAAGCGGGTCTGTGGCGACCGATCGGGGACGGTGCCTACGCCCGTGCGGTGCGTTTCGTCGAGGGCGCGCATCCCACCGCGCCGACGTCCGAACCGTTGGCGGCATGGGCTGGCGGGCTCGTCGCTGACCTTGCACGGTGCGCGATTCCAGCCGACCCGACGGTCCACGGCGACTACCGGTCGAACTCCCAGGAAGAGTGGGAGGAATGGTTCGCTCAGGCCGAACGCCTCGAGGTCCTCAGCGCCGAGCATGTCCGCATCCTCAAGCTGTCGCTGGAGCAGGCCGAGGCCATGATCGAAGATCAGCAGGACTTGTGGCGATCCAAGGTGGTCATGCACCGCGACATCCGGCACCAGAACATTCTGACCGGCTCCGGTGGACCGGTGCTGTTGGACTTCGATGCCGCTGGCGCGCAGGACCCGTGGTGGGAACTGGTCTTCACCGCTTTCCATCTCGCCGGCTTCGGCCGGCGGTTGGAACTGCCCGAGCGCCGTATCGTCCAAGCGTGCCTGTCCGGGTATGTCGCTGCGGGAGGGGCGGTCGGGGCGGTCGATGAGTCGGCGTTCACCGGCATGTTCGCCGGACGCGTGGGAGCGGCGACCTGGCAGCTGTGGATGGCCTGCGGCCACCGGGGCGGGAGTCGGGAGTACCAGGCCGGCTTCGCTCAGACACTCAGGGAGTCGGTGAACGCGATGGCCATGATGCTCAAGGCCATGCCGACCTGGGCCACCTGGCTCAAGGCGTAA
- a CDS encoding IS5 family transposase yields the protein MHRHELTDQEWELLTPLIPRAGTGRPRVKIRTGTTWRDLPERYGPWKTVYTRFRRYALRGVFTRVLQQLQTRADAAGNIDWLVQIDSTIVRAHQHAAATGRTAAQPQQEERDDHALGRSRGGLTTKIHLACDGRGRPLAVLLSPGQRNDSPCARPLLERIRVPRTGHGRPRCRPDHLIADRAYSSRGFRAYLRRRGIAHTIPERSDQKGHRRRRGSVGGRPPGFNQEIYRRRNTVERCFNLLKGFHGIATRYDKTATSYEAAVCLASCLLWARSL from the coding sequence GTGCATCGACATGAACTCACCGACCAAGAGTGGGAATTACTCACTCCGCTGATACCCCGGGCTGGAACCGGCCGTCCTCGAGTAAAGATCCGTACCGGGACCACCTGGCGGGATCTACCCGAACGCTACGGTCCCTGGAAGACCGTCTACACACGTTTCCGGCGGTACGCCCTACGAGGCGTGTTCACCCGCGTCCTACAGCAGCTCCAGACCCGGGCGGATGCGGCCGGGAACATCGACTGGCTGGTACAGATCGACTCCACCATTGTCCGCGCTCACCAGCACGCCGCCGCCACGGGCCGAACTGCCGCTCAACCACAGCAGGAAGAACGGGACGATCACGCCCTCGGTCGGTCTCGCGGAGGACTGACCACCAAGATCCATCTGGCCTGCGACGGTCGCGGCCGCCCCTTGGCCGTGCTGCTCAGCCCCGGTCAGCGCAATGACAGCCCGTGCGCTCGCCCCTTGCTGGAACGCATCCGCGTACCGCGAACCGGACACGGTCGCCCACGCTGCCGCCCGGATCACCTGATCGCGGACAGGGCCTACAGCTCCCGCGGCTTCCGGGCCTACCTGCGCCGGCGCGGGATCGCCCATACCATCCCCGAACGCTCCGATCAGAAAGGCCACCGTCGACGCCGTGGCAGCGTCGGCGGTCGCCCGCCGGGCTTCAACCAGGAGATCTACCGCCGCCGCAATACCGTCGAGCGGTGCTTCAACCTGCTCAAAGGCTTCCATGGCATCGCTACCCGGTACGACAAGACCGCCACCAGCTATGAAGCAGCGGTCTGCCTCGCCTCATGCCTGCTCTGGGCAAGATCCCTTTGA
- a CDS encoding polysaccharide deacetylase family protein, which yields MAVAATALSVVVSTLGPVTATVAPGHAAHTSATHQHTVDCRVVRCVALTFDDGPTRYTTAVLRSLEDGHAVATFFLIGPRALQNRADVLREYRDGDAIGDHTVTHPRLPLLSRDRIDHEIDVAARQIASVTGHRPALFRPPFGAMDSRVPKAAGAVDMAVVLWNVSPRTGSTTTRPSSSGPSSPECGPARSSCCTTGTARPRQLCPGWSTC from the coding sequence GTGGCCGTCGCCGCCACCGCCCTGTCGGTCGTCGTGTCCACACTCGGCCCGGTGACGGCGACCGTCGCCCCCGGGCACGCTGCCCACACCAGCGCGACGCACCAGCACACCGTCGACTGCCGGGTGGTGCGGTGCGTGGCCCTCACCTTCGACGACGGTCCGACCCGCTACACCACCGCGGTCCTCAGATCCTTGGAAGACGGTCATGCCGTCGCCACCTTCTTCCTCATCGGGCCGCGCGCGCTCCAGAACCGCGCCGACGTGCTGCGGGAGTACCGGGACGGCGACGCCATCGGCGATCACACGGTCACCCATCCCCGCCTCCCCCTGTTGTCGCGGGACCGGATCGACCACGAGATCGACGTCGCGGCGCGGCAGATCGCGTCTGTCACCGGCCACAGGCCAGCACTCTTCAGGCCGCCGTTCGGAGCGATGGATTCCCGCGTACCCAAGGCGGCTGGTGCGGTGGATATGGCGGTGGTCCTGTGGAACGTCAGCCCCAGGACTGGAAGCACCACAACCCGACCCTCATCGAGCGGGCCGTCCTCGCCCGAGTGCGGCCCGGCGCGATCATCCTGCTGCACGACCGGTACGGCACGACCCCGCCAGCTGTGCCCCGGCTGGTCGACCTGCTGA
- a CDS encoding DUF6193 family natural product biosynthesis protein, translated as MRFSTTTRPRLTAVGPCLLANSDGTYAVGRSLTSDDLSRFATAHQAVAIAVRHLPAGPGPFALGELPFRIPGGVTRDNDMPGCSSAMLEESTERQGAPLSRPRGSR; from the coding sequence CTGCGCTTCTCGACCACCACCCGGCCGCGCCTGACCGCCGTCGGACCGTGCCTGCTCGCGAACAGCGACGGCACGTACGCGGTCGGCAGGAGCCTCACCAGCGATGACCTCAGCCGGTTCGCCACAGCGCACCAGGCCGTGGCAATCGCCGTCCGCCATCTCCCGGCCGGGCCCGGCCCGTTCGCGCTCGGCGAATTACCCTTCAGGATTCCGGGTGGGGTGACACGCGACAACGACATGCCCGGATGCTCATCAGCCATGCTGGAGGAGTCGACCGAGCGTCAAGGTGCGCCACTCAGTCGCCCGCGGGGTTCACGGTGA
- a CDS encoding vWA domain-containing protein, with the protein MEKLLAARLHAVKVRPYLASALFALHVLEDRSVPTMAVDAHWRCYASPGFVARTPVEELAGVWVHEVSHLLRDHHGRGERYAREHGEHGPGERLRRNIAADFEINDDIYGDGLPLPTGAVLPSLLRLPSGLLMEEYLRTASMSGLAADLAWLDCGSGADGQVRPWERGPDGAHGLSRQQRDAVRFRVAEGIKGRPGDAPVGWRRWADEAFHPPQPWRQLLGAAVRSAAGAPGAGEDHSYRRPSRRSAGIPGVLLPSLRRTPPRVCVVIDTSGSVSDAELGSALLEVAAISRAVGGRRDLVSVISCDAAAGVAVPLCRAENIALVGGGGTDLRSGFARALRSRPRPDVIVALTDGQTPWPSAQPPCRTVVGLFPRPARAVDEENPDYVPDGPPPWARVVTVG; encoded by the coding sequence ATGGAGAAGTTGCTGGCCGCCCGACTGCACGCGGTCAAGGTCCGCCCCTACCTGGCCAGTGCGCTCTTCGCGCTGCATGTGCTCGAGGACCGGTCGGTGCCGACGATGGCGGTGGACGCGCACTGGCGCTGCTACGCCTCCCCCGGCTTCGTGGCGCGCACCCCGGTGGAGGAGCTGGCGGGCGTCTGGGTACATGAGGTCTCCCATCTGCTCCGGGACCACCACGGGCGGGGTGAGCGGTATGCGCGGGAGCACGGGGAGCACGGGCCGGGCGAGCGACTGCGGCGGAACATCGCCGCCGACTTCGAGATCAACGACGACATCTACGGCGACGGTCTGCCCCTCCCTACCGGGGCGGTGCTGCCGTCGCTGCTGCGGCTGCCGTCCGGGCTGCTGATGGAGGAGTACCTGCGTACGGCGTCGATGTCCGGGCTCGCCGCGGACCTGGCCTGGCTGGACTGCGGCAGTGGCGCCGACGGGCAGGTCCGGCCGTGGGAGCGGGGGCCCGACGGGGCACATGGGCTGAGCAGGCAGCAGCGGGACGCGGTTCGCTTCCGGGTCGCGGAGGGGATCAAGGGCCGACCGGGCGACGCGCCGGTGGGATGGCGCCGGTGGGCGGACGAGGCGTTCCATCCGCCGCAACCGTGGCGGCAGTTGCTGGGGGCGGCTGTCCGCTCGGCGGCGGGGGCGCCGGGGGCGGGCGAGGACCACAGCTACCGGCGTCCGTCCCGGCGCTCAGCCGGCATCCCCGGGGTGCTGCTGCCGAGCCTGCGCCGTACGCCGCCCCGGGTCTGCGTCGTGATCGACACCTCCGGGTCGGTGAGCGACGCCGAGTTGGGCAGCGCGCTGCTGGAGGTGGCGGCAATCTCGCGGGCGGTGGGCGGACGGCGCGACCTGGTCTCGGTGATCTCCTGCGACGCGGCGGCCGGGGTCGCCGTCCCGCTCTGCCGCGCCGAGAACATCGCACTGGTCGGTGGCGGGGGGACGGATCTGCGCTCCGGTTTCGCCCGGGCGCTGCGCTCCCGGCCCCGCCCGGACGTGATCGTCGCCCTGACGGACGGCCAGACGCCGTGGCCCTCCGCGCAGCCGCCCTGCCGCACCGTCGTCGGTCTCTTCCCTCGTCCCGCCCGCGCCGTGGACGAGGAGAACCCCGACTACGTCCCGGACGGCCCGCCGCCCTGGGCGCGTGTCGTCACCGTCGGCTGA